Genomic DNA from Marnyiella aurantia:
GCCACAAGTGGCTTCCAAAACTGGCTTCAGGTCAGGTTATCGGCGCCTGGGGTCTTACCGAACACAATACAGGATCAGACTCCGGTGGAATGAGCACAACTGCGGTAAAAGACGGTGACGACTGGATCATCAGCGGAGCTAAAAACTTCATCACCCACGCAATCTCCGGTGACATTGCAGTAGTAATGACCCGCACAGGTGAAAAAGGAGCCAAAAACAATTCTACGGCATTTGTCCTGGAAAAAGGAATGGCTGGATTCACTTCAGGAAAGAAAGAAAACAAACTGGGCATGAGAGCGTCTGAAACCGCGGAACTCATCTTTGACAGCGTTCGTGTACCGGATGCTAACCGTCTTGGCGAAGTTGGTTCAGGCTTCAAGCAGGCAATGAAAATCCTGGATGGCGGACGTATCTCCATCGCAGCATTAAGCCTTGGTATAGCGCGCGGTGCTTACAAAGCAGCCCTTAAATATTCATTGGAAAGACATCAGTTCGGTAAGCCGATCAACAGTTTTCAGTCTATCAATTTCATGCTTGCTGATATGGCTACAGAAATTGACGCGGCAGAACTTCTTATCCAGCGTGCTTCCAACCTTAAAAACGCAAAGAAACCGATGACTAAGGAAGGGGCGATGGCAAAACTTTACGCTTCTGAAGCATGTGTACGTATTGCCAATAACGCGGTACAGATCTTTGGCGGCTACGGTTATACAAAGGATTTCCCTGCAGAAAAATACTACAGAGATTCAAAACTTTGTACTATTGGCGAAGGAACTTCCGAAATCCAGAAACTGGTGATCGGCAGAGAAATATCCAAATAAACACAGCAAACAATTTATTCAGGCACCTCGCAGAGGTGCTTTTTTTGTTGGATACTATTGGAAATAATGCGGAAAGTGAATGTTTCTGGCTCACAAATTCTGCTTGAAAATAATGTCTGAAATTTTAAAAATAAGGGATGATTTTAAATTTCAAATATTTATTACATTTATATCTTAAAAGCAAATGCCATGGCGACTGAAAATATTTCCGGCAAACCCTCATTAGCAGCCACAATTACTGCAGTTGCCACACTTATCACTGCTGTCGGTGGCCTGATATACGCACTTAAAACCGGAAATTTATCGGCTGAAGGCAATAGAGAGGAAGTAAAATCCGCTGTTGCCCTCCGCGCGCAGAAGGTCGAAAAAATCCTGAACGGCACGGTGGGTAAAATGCAGGCGGTATTTACATTAACATTTAATAATAGTTCGGTAGCCGGCTCATACTATTATAATGCTCGACCGCAAAAAATCTATGACCTCAGAGGGACACTAAACCAAAATGAATTACACCTTAATGAATACACCAAAGGTGTTCTGAGCGCGAAATGTGTTCTGGAATCCGGTCAGGACGGCTGTTACACGGGAACAATGTATAATACTGACGGACGGGTTTTTCCAATGCAACTCTGTGAATGAAACCTTAATCATTTTTATTCCGGCCAAAACAGAAATCCTAAAAGGCAGTCAAATTATTTCAGGTACCTGAACAGAATCTTTACCTTTGGCAAAATTTTACTGAATGGAAAAAATTGACAGTCTGAATATGGTAGCTGAGTTTCACAATACATTTAATGCACCTGTGCTGGACAGGCCACAGATACCGCCCAGGGAAAGATGTGATTTGCGCGTCGCCTTACTGCAGGAGGAACTCAACGAACTGAAGCAGGCTATTGAAGATAATGATTTGGTTGAGATTGCCGATGCACTTTGCGATCTGCAATATGTACTTAGTGGCGCGGTTTTGGAATTTGGTTTGGGAGAGAAATTTCCGGAGCTTTTTGCCGAGGTGCAGCGCTCAAATATGTCCAAGGCTTGTGCAGATGAAGAACAGGCATTGGAAACCGTAAAGTATTACAAAGACAAAGGAGAAGAAAGCTTTTATGAAAAATCCGGTGATAAATTCAACGTACACCGTAAATCGGACAATAAAGTGCTGAAAAGTGTACACTACTCTCCCGCAGACCTTAAAACAATCTTAGAAAATTAAAATGAACAGAATAATTACCTCCATTCTTATAACAGGTGCGCTTTTCCTGAATTTCCAGGCATGTAAAGCCCAGACGGAGGCCAAACTAAATGTGGAAACCGTAACCGAAGGCGACGGTAAGATGCTTCTTGGTCCCCAAATGCTGACCCAGTTCGATAACGCACCTTATAATGACTGGTTCGGCAAAGAATATCTTGAATATGCCTTGGACAGTAAATCCATTGCTGAACTGCGGAATCATAACTGGAACAATATAAACATGACCGTTTTTGTAGGTACCTGGTGCTCCGACAGTCACCGCGAATTTCCACGGCTCATTAAAATCCTGAATGAGATTAACTTTCCGGTAGAAAAACTGACAATCATTGCGACCGACAGAAAGAAACAGACTCCGGGCGGCGAACATGCCATCTTCAAAGTGGAGAAGGTACCCACAGTTATCCTCAGCAAAGATGCTCAGGAGCTGGGTCGAATTACAGAATCCCCGTTATCCGGTTATCTTGAACGTGACCTGCTGCAGATTTTGAAAGGTAAATAGGTAACAGATTTATATATTGAAGAATACAAATGTCATAAAAGGAATCCTGATTGGCGCTGCCGCCATGCTGATCATTTTTCTCATGTTCCGTCGCTGCACCAAAGTAGTGGAGGAAAAAACACGTAACGATTATTACATTCTGAAAAACCAGATTACCAAAATGAATAAAATGGTAGTCATGGAGCAGGATTTCTCAACAATGCAGAAAACCAAGGTGGCCTTTGAAGTCTTTGGCAGAAAAATGTCCGAGAATGAGATAATGGCATTTACCAAGACCAATGCCCAGGTTTCCTATAATTTGAACAAACTGGTGATGGAAGTGGATTCTGTGAACAGGAAGCTGATCATTAAGGAAATTCCGCCGGCCGATATCCGGATTACCCCTGTAGTGGAAATACAGTCTATGGACGATTCCTTCTTCAACAGGATTGATGATGTGCAAATCAAAAAGGTTACAAAAGCCGCTAAAGATGATGCTTACAAGCGCGTAGACCAAAACAGGCTGCGCAGCGAAGGCCGGAAGCAGCTGATGGATAATCTGAACAGTATTTTTGTACTCGCAAAGGCTTTGGACTACACCATTGAAGATGAAACCCGAACGCTGGACCTTTCGGACCTGTCTAAATTATAATGAAAATTTGCAATCGCAGATAGATTGGCACTGAATTTTCAGACTTCTGATCAATAAATTTACTACCATGGAAAAAGAAAAAAATGTTGGCGGATCCAAAGACGGAAAATCAGACGTAAAGAAGGAAAACCAGGATTATCAAAACGTGCCTGCTTCATCCGAAAAAGTAAAAAGCGGCGGCAGTATGAAAAAGGAAGTACGGGAGACCTCAAAAACACATAAAGACGGGAAAACCCACAATAATGATGAACACAGCGGAAATTGATTTCCGCTTTTTTTGGTCACGTAATATGCAGTTTTAGAGCCCATATTTCAGGACGGAATTTATCCGCGTGCTGCTGTGCAGTTGATGCGGATTTTCGTATTTTTGCATCTTAATTTTGTCTAAAGTATATGGTAAAGATCACTCTTCCGGACGGAAGCATCAGAGAATTTGAGAATGCGGTAACACCGCTCGAGGTGGCAAAATCTATTTCGGAAGGTTTGGCAAGAAACACAATTTCCGCGGTGGTAAACGGTACACAGGTTGAAGTTTCAACAACCATAGATGCCGATGCCACGGTTCAGCTGCTTACCTGGAATGATGATCTTGGCAAAAAAGCCTTCTGGCACTCCTCTGCTCACCTGTTGGCCCAAGCCATACTTGATTATTACCCGGCCGCAAAGCTCACCATTGGTCCTGCCATTGAAAATGGTTTCTACTATGACGTTGATTTTGGTGATGAAACCCTGAGTGAAAAGGATTTTGAGAAGATTGAGAAAAAAATGCTGGAGAACGCAAAAAAGAACTCCACCTTCAGCCTCTATCCTGTTTCCAAAGCCGACGCGCTGAAAGAATATGCAGACAACCCTTACAAAACCGAACTTATATCAAATCTGGAAGACGGTCAGATTACCTTCTGCAGCCATGATAATTTCACTGACCTTTGCCGTGGCGGACATTTGCCGTCCACTGGAATCGTGAAGGCTGTAAAAGTGCTGAACGCTGCCGGAGCTTACTGGAGAGGTGATGAGAAAAACCCGCAACTTACAAGAGTTTACGGAATTTCCTTCCCAAAACAGAAGGACCTTACCGAATATATGGAAAGGCTGGAAGAGGCCAAGCGCCGCGACCACAGAAAACTTGGAAAAGAACTTGGTATTTTTGCTTTTTCTGACAAAGTAGGTGCCGGTTTGCCGCTTTGGCTTCCAAAAGGTGCCGCCCTCAGAAAAAAACTGGAGAACTTCCTTTCCGACGCACAGAAAAAAGCAGGTTACGAATTTGTAATCTCACCGCATATCGGTTCCAAGGAACTTTACGTGACGTCCGGTCACTGGGATAAGTACGGTGCCGACAGTTTTCAGCCAATAAAAACTCCAAATGAAGGCGAAGAGTTTATGCTGAAGCCAATGAACTGCCCTCACCATTGCGAAATCTATAAAGTAGGTCAGTGGTCTTACCGCGACCTGCCAAAGCGTTTTGCTGAATTCGGAACGGTGTACCGTTACGAGCAGTCCGGAGAACTTCACGGTCTTACCAGAGTGCGCGGATTTACCCAGGATGATGCTCACCTGTTCTGTACACCCGACCAACTGATGACCGAGTTTGAAGGCGTGATAGACCTTGTAATGTATGTTTTCCGGAACCTTGGTTTCGAAGATTTTGTAACCCAGGTTTCGCTTAGAGACCCGGAGAACAGAGAAAAATATATCGGCAGCGATGAAAACTGGGAAAAAGCGGAGAACGCAATAATAACGGCCGCTAAAAACAAAGGTTTGAACACCATTGTCGAATACGGTGAAGCCGCTTTCTATGGTCCGAAACTGGACTTTATGGTGAAGGACGCTTTAGGCAGAAAATGGCAGTTAGGAACCATTCAGGTGGACTATAACCTGCCGGAACGTTTCGACCTTACTTATATAGGCAGCGATGGTGAAAAACACCGGCCCGTAATGATTCACCGTGCACCTTTTGGCTCCATGGAACGTTTCATTGCCATACTGCTTGAAAATACGGCTGGAGATTTTCCTCTTTGGCTGGCACCGGATCAGTTTATTATCCTTCCTATTTCAGAAAAATATTTAGAATATTCTAAAAAAGTTTCACATTTATTGGAAAATGACGATATTAGCGGCTTGATTGACGACCGTAATGAAAAGACCGGAAAAAAGATCCGGGATGCGGAGATCAACAAATATCCGTTCATGCTTATCGTAGGAGAAAATGAAGAACAGTCCGGCACAGTATCTGTAAGGAGACGTGGCGAGGGTGACCTGGGGACGATGACCATTGAGGAGTTCACCGCTTACTTTAAGAATGCCTCGGCACTCAACGCTGAGTTCGGAGCGTAATTCCGGATATTTGAATAAAGAATAACTTAAAATTTAAAACAATAGCACAGAAATTTAATTACCGAGGTAGAGGCCCACAAAGAAGGGTGCAGGAAGATTTGCATCAGATCAACGAAAAAATTCGGGCTCGTGAAGTCCGTTTGGTGGGCGATAACGTGGAACCGGGGGTTTATCCGCTGGCAAAAGCACTGGAAATTGCTAAGGAACAGGAACTTGATCTTGTTGTAATTTCGGACAAGGCAGAACCGTATATCTCGCGGATTCTGGATTATAAAAAATTCCTTTACGAGCAGAAGAAAAAGACCAAGGAACTTAAAGCCAAGCAGGTAAAAGTGGTGGTTAAGGAAATCCGTTTCGGTCCGCAAACAGATGACCACGATTACGAATTCAAGAAAAAGCACGCCGAGAAGTTTCTGGAAGAAGGATCAAAGCTGAAA
This window encodes:
- a CDS encoding acyl-CoA dehydrogenase family protein; the protein is MQDNIKMVAETARDFAEKNIRPNIMEWDESQTFPVELFHQLGEMGFMGIVIPEEYGGSGLGYHEYVTILDEISQVDPSIGLSVAAHNSLCTNHIYEFGTEEQRHKWLPKLASGQVIGAWGLTEHNTGSDSGGMSTTAVKDGDDWIISGAKNFITHAISGDIAVVMTRTGEKGAKNNSTAFVLEKGMAGFTSGKKENKLGMRASETAELIFDSVRVPDANRLGEVGSGFKQAMKILDGGRISIAALSLGIARGAYKAALKYSLERHQFGKPINSFQSINFMLADMATEIDAAELLIQRASNLKNAKKPMTKEGAMAKLYASEACVRIANNAVQIFGGYGYTKDFPAEKYYRDSKLCTIGEGTSEIQKLVIGREISK
- a CDS encoding pyrophosphohydrolase domain-containing protein, which codes for MEKIDSLNMVAEFHNTFNAPVLDRPQIPPRERCDLRVALLQEELNELKQAIEDNDLVEIADALCDLQYVLSGAVLEFGLGEKFPELFAEVQRSNMSKACADEEQALETVKYYKDKGEESFYEKSGDKFNVHRKSDNKVLKSVHYSPADLKTILEN
- a CDS encoding thioredoxin family protein, whose product is MNRIITSILITGALFLNFQACKAQTEAKLNVETVTEGDGKMLLGPQMLTQFDNAPYNDWFGKEYLEYALDSKSIAELRNHNWNNINMTVFVGTWCSDSHREFPRLIKILNEINFPVEKLTIIATDRKKQTPGGEHAIFKVEKVPTVILSKDAQELGRITESPLSGYLERDLLQILKGK
- a CDS encoding DUF4230 domain-containing protein produces the protein MKNTNVIKGILIGAAAMLIIFLMFRRCTKVVEEKTRNDYYILKNQITKMNKMVVMEQDFSTMQKTKVAFEVFGRKMSENEIMAFTKTNAQVSYNLNKLVMEVDSVNRKLIIKEIPPADIRITPVVEIQSMDDSFFNRIDDVQIKKVTKAAKDDAYKRVDQNRLRSEGRKQLMDNLNSIFVLAKALDYTIEDETRTLDLSDLSKL
- the thrS gene encoding threonine--tRNA ligase, whose amino-acid sequence is MVKITLPDGSIREFENAVTPLEVAKSISEGLARNTISAVVNGTQVEVSTTIDADATVQLLTWNDDLGKKAFWHSSAHLLAQAILDYYPAAKLTIGPAIENGFYYDVDFGDETLSEKDFEKIEKKMLENAKKNSTFSLYPVSKADALKEYADNPYKTELISNLEDGQITFCSHDNFTDLCRGGHLPSTGIVKAVKVLNAAGAYWRGDEKNPQLTRVYGISFPKQKDLTEYMERLEEAKRRDHRKLGKELGIFAFSDKVGAGLPLWLPKGAALRKKLENFLSDAQKKAGYEFVISPHIGSKELYVTSGHWDKYGADSFQPIKTPNEGEEFMLKPMNCPHHCEIYKVGQWSYRDLPKRFAEFGTVYRYEQSGELHGLTRVRGFTQDDAHLFCTPDQLMTEFEGVIDLVMYVFRNLGFEDFVTQVSLRDPENREKYIGSDENWEKAENAIITAAKNKGLNTIVEYGEAAFYGPKLDFMVKDALGRKWQLGTIQVDYNLPERFDLTYIGSDGEKHRPVMIHRAPFGSMERFIAILLENTAGDFPLWLAPDQFIILPISEKYLEYSKKVSHLLENDDISGLIDDRNEKTGKKIRDAEINKYPFMLIVGENEEQSGTVSVRRRGEGDLGTMTIEEFTAYFKNASALNAEFGA
- the infC gene encoding translation initiation factor IF-3 → MHQINEKIRAREVRLVGDNVEPGVYPLAKALEIAKEQELDLVVISDKAEPYISRILDYKKFLYEQKKKTKELKAKQVKVVVKEIRFGPQTDDHDYEFKKKHAEKFLEEGSKLKTYVFFKGRSIIFKDQGEILLLKLAQELEHVGKVDQLPKLEGKRMIMMMSPKKPAK